In Nicotiana tabacum cultivar K326 chromosome 2, ASM71507v2, whole genome shotgun sequence, the following proteins share a genomic window:
- the LOC107832793 gene encoding putative protein phosphatase 2C 52 yields the protein MGGCVSTSSRSSCSSRSNGERVSPECLGIRMFTRKRIRRTFSDPVTTLQHLSSIPNRIFKNGKSRTSCIFTQQGRKGINQDAMIVWEDFMAEDVTFCGVFDGHGPHGHLVARKVRDALPLKLSSFLQSFDSKRNGSTANCCNGNPKLDVVDPDKDEGMEDKVDNLWREAFLKSYKAMDKELRSHPNLDCFCSGSTAITLVKQGANLFMGYIGDSRAILASKDNNDSMIAVQLTVDLKPDLPKEAERIKRCKGRVFALQDEPEVQRVWLPFDDAPGLAMARAFGDFCLKEYGVISVPEFSHRTLTERDKFIVLASDGVWDVLSNEEVVEIVSSAPTRASAARILVDSAAREWKTKYPTSKMDDCAVVCLFLDGKMDVESDNEDQCFSSATLQSNHSGNAVESEDGQNSEPSLQRNFTVRSAEENSAYKRIVAEAEANQETVATEDENWSGLEGVTRVNSLVQLPRFSEERPRP from the exons ATGGGGGGTTGTGTTTCTACCAGTAGCCGGAGTAGTTGTAGTAGCAGGAGCAACGGAGAAAGAGTTTCCCCTGAATGTTTGGGAATAAGGATGTTTACTCGAAAGAGGATTAGAAGAACTTTTTCCGATCCTGTCACTACATTGCAACATTTGTCTTCAATACCTAATCGGATATTCAAAAATGGAAAGAGCCGGACTTCTTGCATATTCACCCAACAGGGACGTAAAGGCATAAACCAGGATGCCATGATTGTGTGGGAA GATTTCATGGCTGAAGATGTGACCTTTTGTGGGGTATTTGATGGCCATGGTCCACATGGCCATCTTGTTGCTCGCAAAGTAAGGGATGCACTGCCCTTGAAGCTATCATCATTTTTGCAATCATTTGACTCGAAACGTAATGGTTCTACTGCGAATTGCTGCAATGGTAATCCAAAGTTGGATGTGGTGGATCCTGATAAGGATGAAGGGATGGAGGATAAAGTGGATAACTTGTGGAGAGAAGCTTTCCTTAAATCATACAAGGCCATGGATAAAGAACTAAGATCCCACCCTAATTTAGATTGCTTTTGCAGTGGGAGCACGGCCATTACTCTGGTGAAACAG GGTGCAAACCTGTTTATGGGCTATATTGGTGATTCTCGGGCAATCTTGGCATCAAAGGACAATAATGATTCAATGATAGCAGTTCAATTGACTGTTGATCTGAAGCCCGATTTACCAA AGGAAGCTGAGAGGATAAAACGATGTAAAGGTCGGGTTTTTGCATTGCAAGATGAGCCTGAGGTGCAGAGAGTGTGGCTGCCATTTGATGATGCCCCTGGTTTAGCAATGGCTCGGGCATTTGGGGATTTCTGCTTGAAGGAATATGGTGTGATTTCTGTTCCAGAATTTTCTCACCGTACTCTTACCGAAAGGGACAAGTTCATTGTTCTAGCTTCTGATGGG GTTTGGGACGTCTTGAGTAACGAGGAAGTGGTTGAGATAGTGTCATCAGCCCCTACACGAGCGTCAGCTGCCAGAATCCTGGTCGACTCCGCTGCACGCGAATGGAAAACCAAATATCCAACATCAAAGATGGATGATTGTGCAGTTGTGTGCCTATTCTTGGACGGGAAAATGGATGTTGAATCTGACAACGAAGACCAATGTTTCTCTTCTGCTACACTTCAGAGCAACCATTCTGGTAATGCTGTAGAATCAGAGGATGGACAGAATTCCGAGCCATCTCTTCAGAGAAACTTTACCGTCAGATCAGCTGAAGAGAACAGCGCCTACAAACGAATTgtagcagaagcagaagcaaatCAAGAAACCGTGGCAACTGAAGATGAGAACTGGTCAGGATTAGAAGGTGTCACTCGGGTAAACTCCCTCGTTCAGCTTCCAAGATTTTCTGAAGAGAGGCCTAGACCCTAA